Proteins encoded by one window of Candidatus Sumerlaea chitinivorans:
- a CDS encoding Ribonuclease HII encodes MRTKRSVTQPQEKRSSDGRRSGLDMLALERDLWAEGFQRIAGVDEAGRGPLAGPVCAAAVILPPACRIPGVNDSKQLSERQRERLYPVILREALAVAVGLASAEEIDSLNILQATKLAAARALSALQIPPDYVLLDALTLPQLSFPQKAIVRGDCVSQSIAAASIIAKVTRDRLMRLYALEFPEYSFESHKGYPTRLHYERIRQYGLCSIHRRSFIDLGLFDRGCRRSQTCLQSAQQIQSASSEQTLAQLEDTLRLHKGLLPPAEIRELEELIERRKNALRQVR; translated from the coding sequence ATGAGAACGAAGCGTTCGGTCACACAGCCCCAAGAAAAACGTTCATCGGATGGGCGACGCAGTGGCTTAGACATGCTTGCGCTCGAACGAGACCTGTGGGCTGAGGGCTTTCAGCGGATCGCCGGGGTAGACGAGGCCGGGCGCGGGCCACTCGCGGGACCTGTGTGCGCCGCAGCCGTCATCCTTCCGCCTGCATGCCGCATCCCGGGCGTAAACGACTCCAAGCAACTCAGTGAGCGGCAACGAGAAAGGCTTTACCCCGTCATTCTAAGGGAAGCACTTGCCGTGGCTGTGGGACTCGCCAGCGCTGAAGAGATCGATTCGCTCAACATCCTTCAAGCAACAAAGTTGGCAGCGGCGCGAGCACTGTCGGCATTGCAGATTCCCCCAGACTATGTGCTGCTTGATGCGTTGACCTTGCCCCAGCTTTCTTTCCCCCAAAAGGCCATCGTTCGGGGGGACTGCGTAAGTCAGTCCATTGCCGCTGCGTCAATCATCGCAAAAGTCACCCGCGATCGACTCATGCGTCTCTATGCACTGGAGTTTCCCGAATACAGCTTTGAGTCGCATAAAGGCTATCCAACGCGCCTCCATTACGAACGGATCAGACAGTACGGGTTGTGCAGCATCCATCGCAGGAGCTTTATAGACCTTGGCTTATTCGATCGTGGGTGCCGAAGGTCCCAGACGTGCCTCCAAAGCGCCCAGCAAATTCAAAGCGCCTCCTCAGAGCAAACCTTGGCGCAACTTGAGGACACCCTCCGGCTTCACAAAGGTCTTTTGCCACCCGCAGAGATTCGTGAGCTTGAAGAACTCATAGAGCGGAGAAAAAACGCACTCAGGCAAGTTCGGTAA
- a CDS encoding GTP pyrophosphokinase — MSAHESSDTGSPIDYILGEHRARFSEQDIAFITKAYEFARNAHSGQYRASGEPYYLHCVETARILAELRMDSQTIAAGLLHDTMEDCGVEEKELAALFGKDVAALVDGVTKISGLQFNSTSEQRAESIRKMILAMARDIRVIFIKLADRLHNIRTLQYLPPEKQQKIARDTLDIYARLANRLGMTRIKTELEDQAMRYLYPQEYQQLRKLVSEKRAARESLIEDAIRKIKAALAQQNIRAEVQGRQKHLYSIFQKMQRQQGGIEDIFDLMGVRVICESQDPRECYTVLGIVHELWRPLENRFKDYIACPKENGYRSIHTTVVGPGGGPLEIQIRTREMHRVAEEGVAAHWKYKEGVTGTHELEKQLPWLRSLADWFKEVSPSELVPALTHEVLSDQVFCFTPKGDIVELPKGSTPVDFAFYVHTDVGLHCTGAKVNQRLVPLRYQLQNGDIVEIITSRTGHPSEDWLEFVVTSRARTKIRHWLRTQNYAQNVERGKELVARVLRARGIPLDWAVFEEKVRPLFKQYRVNSVEDLFAEIGFGGLLAQNVVAKAFPVSVQPPSVKTPSRTKRQKASSGVIVDGLTNTAMRFAKCCVPVPGDPIVAFVTYGRGVTIHTETCRNLQRILAGEATASARLLPATWDGDNTPLRRVGIRIDCRDRKGLLRDVSEAITGANVLIHGSNTKTVGEKALLRFIVEIKNREQLYQLYSNVRAVKGVLRVTRDAGGFAGEPEK; from the coding sequence ATGTCGGCGCACGAGTCCAGCGACACAGGCAGTCCTATTGATTATATCTTAGGAGAGCATCGTGCGCGCTTCAGCGAGCAGGACATCGCCTTCATTACAAAAGCCTACGAGTTTGCCCGAAACGCCCACAGCGGCCAATATCGCGCCTCCGGTGAACCCTATTACCTTCACTGTGTCGAAACAGCAAGAATCCTTGCCGAGCTGCGCATGGACTCGCAGACCATTGCTGCAGGCCTTCTGCACGACACGATGGAGGACTGTGGGGTAGAGGAAAAGGAGCTTGCCGCACTCTTCGGGAAAGATGTTGCGGCCCTCGTGGATGGTGTCACCAAGATTTCTGGACTACAATTCAACAGTACCAGTGAACAGCGAGCCGAGAGTATCCGAAAGATGATTCTCGCGATGGCGCGCGATATTCGCGTCATCTTCATCAAGCTCGCGGACCGGCTCCACAATATCCGGACGCTGCAGTATTTGCCCCCCGAGAAACAGCAGAAAATTGCCCGGGATACCTTGGATATCTATGCTCGCTTGGCCAACCGCTTGGGGATGACCCGCATCAAGACCGAACTCGAAGATCAAGCGATGCGCTATCTCTACCCCCAAGAATATCAGCAGCTTCGAAAGCTGGTTTCGGAAAAGCGTGCAGCGCGTGAGAGTCTGATCGAAGATGCCATTCGTAAAATCAAAGCGGCCCTTGCACAGCAGAATATTCGAGCAGAGGTTCAGGGGCGACAGAAACATCTGTATTCGATCTTTCAGAAAATGCAGCGCCAGCAGGGGGGAATTGAAGATATTTTCGATCTGATGGGCGTGCGGGTGATTTGCGAATCTCAAGATCCTCGGGAGTGCTACACGGTCCTTGGGATTGTGCATGAGTTGTGGCGTCCACTCGAAAACCGCTTCAAAGACTATATTGCCTGCCCAAAAGAAAACGGATACCGTTCCATCCACACCACCGTGGTCGGACCCGGCGGAGGGCCGCTTGAGATCCAGATTCGGACACGCGAGATGCACCGAGTGGCGGAAGAAGGAGTGGCGGCTCACTGGAAATACAAGGAGGGGGTCACCGGCACGCATGAGCTTGAGAAGCAGCTGCCGTGGCTCAGGAGTCTTGCCGATTGGTTTAAAGAGGTAAGCCCAAGCGAGCTTGTGCCTGCTCTAACGCACGAAGTACTCTCCGATCAGGTCTTTTGCTTCACTCCAAAGGGTGATATTGTGGAGCTGCCAAAAGGTTCCACACCTGTGGATTTTGCATTCTATGTGCACACGGATGTGGGGCTGCATTGCACGGGTGCCAAGGTCAATCAACGTCTGGTACCCTTGCGCTACCAGCTGCAAAATGGCGACATTGTAGAAATCATCACGTCGCGCACAGGGCACCCGTCGGAGGATTGGCTGGAGTTCGTGGTCACTTCGCGGGCCCGAACAAAAATCCGCCATTGGTTGCGCACCCAAAACTATGCGCAAAATGTGGAGCGGGGAAAAGAACTCGTGGCGCGCGTGCTGCGGGCCCGTGGCATACCTCTCGACTGGGCGGTCTTTGAAGAGAAGGTCCGACCGCTTTTCAAACAATACCGCGTCAACAGCGTCGAGGACCTTTTCGCCGAAATTGGCTTCGGAGGATTGCTTGCGCAAAATGTAGTTGCCAAAGCATTCCCCGTGTCTGTCCAACCGCCCTCGGTTAAGACACCATCCCGCACAAAACGCCAAAAAGCCAGTAGCGGCGTAATTGTCGATGGCCTCACGAACACAGCTATGCGTTTTGCCAAGTGCTGCGTCCCGGTACCCGGGGACCCAATCGTGGCATTCGTGACTTATGGGCGAGGGGTCACCATTCATACCGAGACATGCCGGAATCTTCAGCGGATTCTTGCGGGGGAGGCCACTGCTTCGGCTCGTTTGCTCCCCGCTACATGGGACGGCGACAATACCCCCCTCCGGCGCGTCGGCATACGGATTGATTGTCGGGATCGCAAAGGACTCTTGCGTGACGTGAGCGAGGCCATCACGGGGGCGAATGTGCTGATCCATGGCAGCAATACCAAGACGGTTGGCGAAAAGGCACTCCTCCGTTTTATTGTGGAGATCAAGAACCGCGAGCAACTCTATCAGCTCTACAGCAACGTTCGTGCAGTGAAAGGGGTGTTGCGTGTCACGCGCGACGCTGGTGGTTTTGCGGGCGAGCCGGAAAAGTAA
- a CDS encoding Putative membrane-bound ClpP-class protease, which yields MKLRFVGLLWAFVSMIHPAVSNVAQTTSSLEGVRTLPPPDRAPRVLVAKLNDQMINPVTADFIISVIERGEALKVPVIIELDTPGGLLQSTREIVKKQLSSTVPVITFVYPSGSRAASAGVFITMASHVAAMAPGTNIGAAHVVDITGSWPTERDQFTTVPLGIRSPLPGTARDVMSEKVMNDTVAWVEAIANYRGRNAEWAKAAVERSVSVPSEKALELGVIDLVASDLPELLQKLDGRTVRLENETVVLRTAGAAYEYSELNESQKILNTLANPNIAVLLLLMGLVLLGYELTHPGLWIPGIAGLISLLLAALALRMLPTNYAAILLIVAGIGLFLAELKFTSYGLLTLAGAICLFFGALALFQQPKPFIGASVGIVAGIVATVTLLVALLTFLVARAQLHPSQVGVESYVGQCAEVIVDLSPRGKVFFNGTYWDAVSRTPVARGGKVRIVALEGMVLQVEPADGNAPNSDPKAASG from the coding sequence ATGAAACTACGATTCGTGGGGCTCCTCTGGGCGTTCGTGTCCATGATTCATCCAGCAGTGTCAAATGTAGCACAAACAACCTCATCGCTCGAGGGCGTTCGGACGTTACCGCCTCCCGATCGCGCCCCACGCGTCCTTGTGGCCAAGCTCAACGACCAAATGATCAACCCGGTGACGGCGGATTTTATCATTTCCGTCATCGAGCGGGGCGAGGCACTGAAGGTTCCCGTGATCATCGAACTCGACACACCGGGGGGATTATTGCAGTCGACGCGAGAAATCGTAAAGAAGCAGCTCTCAAGCACGGTGCCGGTGATCACCTTTGTCTATCCGAGTGGCTCTCGGGCCGCCAGCGCTGGTGTCTTCATAACAATGGCGAGTCACGTTGCAGCCATGGCGCCGGGCACTAACATCGGCGCTGCTCATGTTGTGGATATCACCGGATCATGGCCCACGGAGCGGGATCAGTTCACTACTGTGCCTCTCGGGATTCGATCTCCTCTTCCGGGTACCGCACGCGATGTGATGAGTGAAAAAGTTATGAATGATACGGTCGCGTGGGTGGAAGCGATCGCAAATTATCGCGGGAGGAATGCCGAGTGGGCAAAAGCAGCTGTAGAGCGCAGTGTTTCGGTTCCGTCGGAAAAAGCGTTGGAACTCGGCGTCATTGATCTTGTGGCTTCGGATCTCCCAGAACTTCTGCAGAAGCTGGACGGGCGTACGGTGCGGCTTGAGAATGAAACCGTCGTGCTCCGGACGGCGGGGGCAGCCTACGAATACTCGGAATTGAACGAAAGTCAGAAGATTCTCAACACCCTTGCAAACCCCAATATTGCTGTCCTCCTTTTGCTTATGGGACTTGTTCTACTTGGTTACGAGCTAACCCACCCGGGGTTATGGATCCCAGGAATTGCTGGACTCATTTCACTTTTGCTTGCAGCACTTGCTCTGCGCATGTTGCCCACGAACTATGCGGCGATTCTGCTTATTGTCGCGGGCATTGGACTCTTTCTCGCAGAACTAAAATTCACGAGTTATGGGCTTCTCACGCTTGCGGGTGCTATCTGTCTCTTCTTTGGGGCATTGGCACTCTTTCAGCAACCGAAGCCCTTCATTGGCGCCTCTGTTGGGATTGTAGCGGGGATCGTTGCTACCGTCACATTGCTTGTGGCGCTCCTCACCTTCCTCGTGGCCCGCGCTCAGCTACATCCCAGCCAAGTAGGGGTTGAGAGCTATGTCGGACAGTGTGCGGAGGTCATCGTTGATTTGTCTCCTCGTGGCAAAGTGTTCTTTAATGGCACGTACTGGGATGCCGTTAGCCGTACTCCGGTCGCCCGTGGAGGGAAGGTGCGCATAGTTGCACTGGAAGGAATGGTGTTGCAGGTAGAGCCTGCCGACGGGAATGCACCCAACAGCGACCCAAAGGCAGCAAGCGGCTAA
- a CDS encoding Imidazoleglycerol-phosphate dehydratase codes for MKPTPKNAPLTRFAEVVRETKETQLRLRLNLDGEGKYQGTLGIPFFEHMLDLFARHALIDLEIEGKGDIHVDAHHTVEDVGIVLGQALRVALTDKSGIERYGEAYVPMEESLARCVLDLCNRPYLRYEVPVPKSKVGTFDVELAEEFFRALAMNGGITMHVQLFYGSNLHHILEAVFKAVGRALGKAVGINPRIRGVLSTKGLL; via the coding sequence GTGAAGCCCACGCCGAAAAACGCCCCTCTTACACGATTCGCAGAAGTGGTTCGTGAAACCAAGGAGACACAGTTGCGGTTGCGGCTTAACTTGGACGGGGAAGGCAAATACCAGGGAACATTGGGGATCCCTTTCTTTGAACACATGCTCGACCTATTTGCACGCCATGCCCTGATCGACCTGGAGATTGAGGGCAAGGGCGACATTCATGTGGATGCCCACCATACGGTGGAAGACGTCGGGATAGTGCTCGGTCAGGCCCTGCGGGTTGCGTTGACGGATAAAAGCGGCATTGAGCGCTATGGGGAAGCCTACGTGCCGATGGAAGAATCCTTGGCACGTTGTGTGCTTGATCTATGCAACCGCCCGTACCTTCGGTACGAGGTTCCGGTACCAAAGTCCAAGGTCGGCACGTTCGACGTTGAGCTCGCTGAGGAGTTTTTTCGCGCACTTGCAATGAACGGCGGCATCACCATGCACGTTCAACTCTTCTACGGCTCAAACTTGCACCACATTTTGGAGGCCGTATTTAAAGCTGTTGGGCGAGCCCTCGGTAAAGCGGTGGGCATAAATCCTCGCATCCGCGGTGTTTTATCAACGAAAGGGTTGCTGTAG
- a CDS encoding Diaminopimelate epimerase: MELEFWKMNGAGNDFIVFNNLSGVIPGQGRSEIFAQWCRRGLGIGADGVLLVEPAAEANFRMRYYNADGREAETCGNGSRCIARFAYAQGIAPATMRFQTLAGVYEATVRGDSVAVRMTDAHSLRLMVAVRGEIFNGTVHFVNTGVPHVVLFVEDLEGASVVPIGRWLRYHELFAPQGTNVNFVRVEGPQALAIRTYERGVEDETLACGTGSIASAIVATHLGFVKPPVSVKTRSGETLGVAFEQTPEGARHVSLEGPARFVFRGYVESPF; the protein is encoded by the coding sequence ATGGAACTTGAATTCTGGAAGATGAACGGAGCGGGGAACGACTTCATTGTGTTCAACAACCTCAGTGGTGTTATCCCAGGGCAGGGACGCAGCGAGATTTTTGCCCAGTGGTGTCGCCGTGGACTCGGCATTGGTGCGGACGGTGTCCTTCTTGTGGAGCCGGCCGCAGAAGCCAATTTCCGCATGCGCTATTACAATGCTGATGGTCGCGAAGCAGAAACATGCGGCAATGGCAGTAGGTGCATTGCTCGCTTTGCGTACGCGCAGGGGATTGCACCCGCCACCATGCGTTTCCAAACCTTGGCCGGAGTTTACGAAGCCACCGTCAGAGGGGATTCTGTGGCTGTGCGCATGACCGACGCCCACTCACTACGCTTAATGGTGGCGGTCCGCGGGGAGATTTTCAATGGCACCGTGCATTTTGTGAATACGGGTGTTCCGCATGTCGTGCTCTTCGTTGAAGATCTCGAAGGGGCATCTGTGGTGCCCATTGGGCGTTGGCTGCGTTACCACGAGTTGTTTGCGCCACAAGGAACAAACGTCAATTTCGTGCGGGTGGAGGGTCCCCAAGCGCTCGCAATTCGCACTTACGAACGTGGTGTGGAAGATGAAACGCTTGCGTGTGGAACAGGATCCATCGCCTCAGCGATCGTGGCAACTCATTTGGGCTTTGTCAAACCGCCCGTGTCGGTGAAGACTCGCAGTGGTGAGACATTAGGAGTTGCTTTCGAGCAAACGCCGGAAGGTGCACGACACGTCAGTCTGGAAGGCCCTGCCCGATTTGTTTTTCGCGGCTATGTGGAGTCTCCATTCTAA
- a CDS encoding Ribosomal-protein-S18p-alanine acetyltransferase codes for MICSDYNIACTRRRFLRPCISEGEIRELAELERLCFSPAERYDIRTLRLFVSMNGAGLLRYYDEATAPPSLAAFHLFDCLSAELITLDVHPQYRRRGIGTQLLTMSLQKLAQLGHRHATCEIAVENEPSLSLHRRLGFQPVRLLKHYYGPGRHALLLRARLRPFAVEGSSETVANP; via the coding sequence GTGATTTGCAGTGACTATAACATCGCCTGCACACGTCGCCGTTTTCTGCGCCCCTGCATTTCTGAGGGCGAAATACGCGAGTTAGCTGAACTGGAACGCCTTTGTTTTTCACCTGCAGAACGCTACGACATTCGGACCCTGCGCCTGTTCGTGTCGATGAACGGCGCTGGACTCTTGCGTTACTACGATGAAGCGACCGCGCCGCCCTCTTTAGCAGCCTTTCATTTGTTTGATTGCCTGAGCGCGGAGCTAATCACGCTGGATGTCCATCCCCAATACCGACGGCGAGGCATTGGGACTCAGTTGCTCACGATGTCGCTGCAGAAACTTGCTCAGTTAGGACATCGCCACGCTACATGTGAGATCGCCGTAGAAAATGAACCTTCGTTAAGCTTGCACCGGAGACTGGGTTTTCAGCCCGTGCGATTATTGAAGCACTACTACGGACCGGGACGCCACGCTCTGTTGTTGCGGGCCCGACTTCGACCATTTGCCGTGGAAGGCTCGTCCGAAACAGTCGCAAACCCATAA
- a CDS encoding lipoprotein, putative, with product MTAIQLFQGMRGRIFLFLAVGCVLVVQPKLTEAQTNYSPASSAYHNIVRVGANKPLTPEQRRRDYKLTPRYPGRPLVMMSIAGGGSRAAYYTACVMEQLAQIPSPSGKGSILDEVRVISTISAGSLAAAWYVLHYDERHQPDFFERFKKAMSANLQWRAYGHMAVFPPLALQLVATPITRTDLLANEMERLLGAGMVTFDNLRELETRPHDPPPTLIINGTALNSGQRVVMTNLPPSRFPTQLAEVGPSVSLSPTDQGILQRLVQPLTFEDFGSDIGSFRLAQAVAASAAYPVALAPVRLNIYPDHVPRELLGRADEALLESKYLYVADGGVYENEGMDPLISLIRTLPANQPIFLIAIDASQRMETVRVTGHKIWDPFSVVRKLYDIGTLRPLAYYGSILGQYHNPDAFDGVMIRMEGYEETTDRFLQSIPTMFKLSSRHRRALDQAAFENVERMRGELRRAYLRLSNTKGKR from the coding sequence ATGACCGCTATTCAATTGTTTCAAGGCATGCGAGGCCGAATCTTTCTATTCCTTGCGGTGGGGTGTGTTCTCGTTGTTCAGCCGAAACTGACCGAGGCGCAAACGAACTACTCTCCGGCATCGAGCGCCTACCACAACATCGTTCGAGTGGGGGCAAACAAGCCACTCACGCCCGAGCAAAGGAGAAGAGACTACAAGCTTACTCCTCGATATCCTGGCCGACCGCTGGTCATGATGTCGATTGCGGGCGGAGGAAGTCGCGCAGCGTATTACACCGCATGTGTCATGGAACAGCTTGCGCAGATACCAAGCCCGAGCGGCAAGGGTTCGATACTCGATGAAGTCCGGGTGATTTCCACGATTTCAGCGGGAAGTCTGGCGGCGGCTTGGTATGTGCTCCACTATGATGAACGGCACCAGCCCGATTTCTTCGAGCGGTTCAAGAAAGCCATGTCAGCCAACCTTCAATGGCGTGCCTACGGCCACATGGCAGTTTTCCCACCCTTAGCGCTTCAGCTCGTTGCCACGCCAATCACACGAACCGATCTATTAGCAAACGAGATGGAGCGATTGCTTGGGGCAGGCATGGTCACGTTTGATAATTTGCGCGAACTGGAAACACGCCCGCATGACCCGCCGCCGACCCTTATCATCAATGGCACCGCACTAAACTCAGGTCAGCGCGTTGTGATGACCAATCTTCCCCCCAGCCGCTTTCCAACCCAGCTTGCTGAGGTAGGGCCGAGTGTCAGTCTCAGCCCAACCGATCAGGGGATCTTGCAACGCTTAGTCCAGCCTCTAACTTTTGAAGACTTCGGTAGCGACATTGGATCATTTCGCTTAGCCCAAGCTGTCGCTGCGAGCGCGGCGTATCCTGTTGCGCTCGCCCCGGTCCGTCTCAACATCTATCCTGACCATGTTCCACGCGAATTGCTTGGACGTGCCGACGAAGCACTTTTAGAATCCAAGTATTTGTACGTGGCAGACGGCGGTGTATATGAAAATGAAGGAATGGATCCTTTGATCAGTTTGATTCGCACCCTCCCGGCGAACCAGCCCATCTTTTTGATCGCAATTGATGCGTCGCAGCGCATGGAAACAGTGCGTGTCACCGGTCACAAGATTTGGGACCCGTTTTCAGTGGTTCGTAAACTCTACGATATCGGGACTCTTCGTCCGCTCGCTTATTATGGAAGCATCCTTGGTCAGTATCACAATCCTGACGCCTTCGACGGTGTCATGATTCGAATGGAAGGCTACGAGGAGACAACGGACCGGTTCCTGCAGAGCATCCCAACAATGTTCAAGCTTTCTTCCCGGCACCGACGCGCTCTGGATCAGGCGGCGTTTGAAAACGTCGAGCGTATGCGGGGGGAACTTAGACGGGCCTACTTGCGTCTGAGCAACACCAAAGGCAAGCGGTAA
- a CDS encoding N-Acetyl-D-glucosamine ABC transport system, sugar-binding protein, translating to MAPPVQASEKSQTVRLTIWQGFKFSEVTLLRENIREFVTKWNAERTPKIEIVESQVPFMDMVRKIRTAALARQMPDIAFVDANAMVQLVCGGVIRPIDQLKSFPAPTIDDLRKKYVAGAFDTNVVYLRGERHLYGLPAQTTTLALFYNKRMFRAKARELEAAGLDPNRAPRDWDEFIRYGKVLTEPAKNIYGFGMNGSLWFTMPFLNQYGAEIVSRNSDGMLVPAINSERAIAALDRKANFYLRDGIEGGAWRDGALDPDQGFLNERYAMVLTGPWMIENFRSSGLDFGVALIPRVPLAEAKALGLVPQDTAEESSAALTLSAGNIGGQNAVISTTCQYPEIALEFLLYFTSEPVQRQWAERLGQIPVLLAAQQNLDLSQFPEVPIFIEQINLAKPLPAIPLANIIEPEIFNPEFNLILQRKTTTRDAVARIERELKRRVVDPVNEAEALAREERKK from the coding sequence ATGGCGCCACCAGTGCAGGCTTCTGAGAAAAGCCAAACCGTTCGCCTCACCATCTGGCAGGGATTTAAGTTCAGTGAGGTGACCCTTCTGCGGGAAAACATTCGCGAGTTTGTTACCAAGTGGAATGCCGAGCGTACCCCAAAGATTGAGATTGTCGAGTCGCAGGTCCCTTTCATGGACATGGTACGCAAAATCCGCACGGCCGCCCTTGCACGCCAGATGCCCGATATCGCGTTTGTGGACGCCAACGCGATGGTGCAGCTTGTCTGCGGTGGGGTCATTCGGCCCATTGACCAGCTTAAGAGTTTTCCAGCACCCACTATTGATGACCTGCGAAAGAAATACGTCGCTGGCGCTTTTGATACGAACGTGGTTTACTTGCGAGGGGAGCGGCATCTTTACGGGTTACCCGCACAGACCACGACCCTTGCGCTTTTCTACAATAAGCGCATGTTTCGCGCCAAAGCTCGAGAGCTTGAGGCTGCCGGTTTGGACCCAAACCGTGCGCCACGAGACTGGGACGAATTCATTCGTTACGGAAAGGTTCTGACGGAACCGGCGAAGAACATTTACGGCTTCGGTATGAACGGTAGCCTTTGGTTTACCATGCCGTTTCTCAATCAATATGGTGCTGAAATCGTAAGCCGAAATTCGGATGGCATGCTCGTGCCGGCTATCAATAGTGAACGGGCGATTGCGGCGCTCGACCGAAAAGCGAATTTCTATCTTCGCGACGGGATTGAAGGCGGTGCGTGGCGTGATGGTGCGCTCGATCCGGACCAAGGTTTTCTCAACGAGCGCTACGCGATGGTCCTGACGGGCCCGTGGATGATTGAAAACTTTCGCTCCTCTGGACTGGACTTCGGTGTGGCGCTGATCCCGCGCGTGCCCCTTGCCGAGGCCAAGGCTCTCGGACTTGTGCCCCAAGACACTGCCGAAGAATCGAGCGCTGCACTTACCTTATCGGCGGGCAACATTGGGGGTCAAAACGCGGTGATCTCCACCACCTGCCAATATCCCGAGATCGCACTCGAGTTCCTCCTCTACTTCACGAGTGAACCTGTTCAGCGCCAGTGGGCGGAGCGCTTGGGGCAGATTCCCGTGCTGTTGGCAGCTCAGCAAAATCTGGATTTGTCCCAATTCCCAGAAGTGCCGATCTTCATTGAACAAATCAATTTGGCGAAGCCTCTGCCGGCGATTCCGCTCGCAAACATTATTGAGCCGGAAATTTTTAACCCCGAGTTCAACCTGATACTTCAGCGCAAAACGACGACGAGGGATGCGGTGGCCCGCATTGAGCGGGAGCTCAAACGCAGGGTTGTGGATCCGGTGAATGAGGCCGAAGCCCTCGCTCGCGAAGAACGCAAAAAGTAA
- a CDS encoding hypothetical protein (similar to Fe-S oxidoreductases) produces MNAQLREVGRWLKRQRLLWRIRVARGEEIKWANSALNWREFWQKRVRLDSYPRWVQIGTNWTCNLKCNFCRLTLESTQRQLRQLPKNELEISDRILEEVLDLLPYPEMITLTPLGEPLLYSKLGKILERHRELGCNNLAMTTNANLITEDRAQMLVEGGVCHLFVSVDAVDPALYAQMRVLGSIDKVEAALESINHWKEKLRTPFPTMTLASTFMARNLPEMPKLLEFALRHRFQTYSIQIMEIENPELEPEFVGYHLPLLKEMLLRTLTTAQGKPIEVRVNLGMRNLVSQYLTESEASLVAHHTDGNADEVFTPSAGDSSPAQGEENPLTQLSTRGKSLIEKCHYPWYFLLIDTDGDARPCCWAAQSFGNLNRLTFDQVWNGEAAQQMRRNFLANHIPKSCQGKSCRVELMHTGTLEE; encoded by the coding sequence ATGAATGCCCAATTGCGAGAAGTGGGACGCTGGCTCAAGCGTCAACGCTTGTTGTGGCGGATCCGTGTTGCCCGGGGAGAAGAAATCAAATGGGCAAACTCCGCGCTGAATTGGCGTGAGTTCTGGCAGAAGCGCGTCCGACTGGACAGCTATCCCCGGTGGGTGCAGATCGGAACCAACTGGACCTGCAATCTGAAATGCAATTTCTGCCGGCTTACTCTTGAGAGCACCCAACGCCAACTACGTCAGTTGCCAAAGAACGAACTCGAGATCAGTGATCGGATCCTTGAGGAAGTTTTGGATCTTCTTCCTTACCCAGAAATGATCACGCTCACCCCACTGGGAGAGCCCCTCCTCTACTCAAAGTTGGGTAAGATTCTGGAGCGTCACCGCGAACTTGGCTGCAACAATTTGGCCATGACGACCAATGCCAACCTCATCACCGAGGATCGCGCGCAGATGTTGGTGGAAGGCGGAGTCTGTCACCTTTTTGTAAGCGTGGATGCGGTCGATCCAGCCTTGTATGCGCAGATGCGCGTTCTCGGCTCCATAGATAAGGTTGAGGCTGCACTCGAAAGCATCAATCACTGGAAAGAGAAACTCAGAACACCGTTTCCTACCATGACTTTGGCCTCGACGTTTATGGCGCGCAATCTGCCGGAAATGCCAAAACTTCTGGAGTTCGCACTCCGACACCGTTTTCAAACGTATAGCATCCAAATCATGGAGATAGAGAATCCCGAGTTGGAGCCTGAGTTTGTGGGCTACCACCTGCCACTTCTCAAGGAAATGCTCTTGCGGACGCTCACCACTGCTCAAGGAAAGCCCATTGAGGTTCGCGTCAATCTCGGAATGCGCAATCTTGTCAGTCAGTACCTTACTGAAAGCGAGGCGTCGCTCGTGGCACACCATACGGACGGAAACGCTGATGAGGTGTTTACGCCGTCTGCTGGTGACTCCAGTCCCGCACAGGGTGAGGAAAATCCTCTGACGCAGCTATCCACTCGCGGAAAATCGCTAATCGAAAAATGCCACTATCCGTGGTATTTCCTGTTGATTGACACTGACGGGGACGCACGCCCGTGCTGCTGGGCAGCTCAGAGCTTCGGGAATCTCAACCGGCTCACCTTCGATCAAGTCTGGAACGGAGAAGCGGCCCAACAAATGCGGCGAAATTTCTTGGCCAACCACATTCCGAAGTCTTGTCAGGGGAAGTCGTGCCGGGTGGAGCTTATGCATACTGGCACGCTTGAAGAGTAG